A genomic window from Klebsiella quasipneumoniae subsp. quasipneumoniae includes:
- a CDS encoding alpha/beta fold hydrolase, whose amino-acid sequence MNRLSLIRYTSAAALGLSTLWSAAVCAAEDAGAFDKLHQIHAGDLNIGYVDIGPRDGQPVILLHGWPYDIQSYAQVAPALAQKGYRVIVPYLRGYGTTRFLSASTPRNGQPSAMAADIVHLMDALNIRQADLAGFDWGARTADIVAALWPQRVKSLVSVSGYLISSQQIGEKPLPPQAELSWWYQFYFATPRGEAGYRQNTHDFAKFIWHQASPQWPFSDATFAKTARALDNPDHVAITISNYRWRLGLEKGEAKYASYEQRLAALPPITVPTITLEGANNGAPHPAPASYRAKFTGKYEHRDLQGPVGHNPPQEDPTAFVQAVVDADRL is encoded by the coding sequence ATGAACAGATTATCCCTGATCCGGTATACCAGCGCCGCGGCGCTGGGGTTATCCACCCTGTGGTCCGCCGCCGTTTGCGCCGCTGAAGACGCGGGGGCGTTCGACAAGCTCCACCAGATCCACGCCGGCGATCTGAATATTGGCTACGTGGATATCGGCCCGCGCGACGGCCAGCCGGTGATTCTGCTGCACGGCTGGCCCTACGATATTCAGAGCTATGCCCAGGTGGCGCCGGCTTTAGCGCAGAAGGGCTACCGGGTGATTGTGCCGTATCTGCGCGGCTACGGCACCACCCGTTTCCTCTCCGCCAGCACGCCGCGTAACGGTCAGCCGTCGGCGATGGCGGCCGATATTGTCCATCTGATGGATGCCCTGAACATCAGGCAGGCGGATCTGGCCGGCTTTGACTGGGGGGCGCGCACGGCGGATATCGTCGCCGCGCTGTGGCCGCAGCGGGTGAAATCCCTGGTCTCGGTGAGCGGGTATCTGATTAGCAGTCAGCAGATTGGCGAAAAACCGCTGCCGCCGCAGGCGGAGCTGTCGTGGTGGTATCAGTTCTATTTTGCCACTCCGCGCGGGGAAGCCGGTTACCGGCAGAACACCCATGACTTTGCGAAATTTATCTGGCATCAGGCGTCGCCGCAGTGGCCATTCAGCGACGCAACCTTTGCCAAAACCGCCCGGGCGCTGGATAACCCGGACCACGTGGCGATCACCATCAGCAACTACCGCTGGCGCCTGGGGCTGGAGAAGGGAGAAGCGAAGTATGCCAGCTATGAACAACGGCTGGCGGCGCTGCCGCCGATTACGGTGCCCACCATCACTCTGGAAGGGGCGAATAACGGCGCGCCGCATCCGGCTCCCGCCAGCTACCGGGCCAAATTTACCGGTAAATATGAGCACCGGGATCTGCAGGGGCCGGTGGGCCATAACCCGCCGCAGGAGGACCCGACGGCGTTTGTGCAGGCGGTGGTGGATGCCGATCGTTTGTAA
- a CDS encoding response regulator: MERIDHILVVDDDRDIRELIVDYLEKSGYRASGAANGKAMWSVLKNHQIDLIVLDIMMPGEDGLTLCRQLRANPQQDIPVLMLTARTDDSDRILGLEMGADDYLVKPFVARELLARIKAILRRTRALPPNLQITEAGRLIAFGDWLLDTAARHLLDDSGAIVALSGAEYRLLRVFLDHPQRVLNRDQLLNLTQGRDAELFERSIDLLVSRLRQRLREDAREPAYIKTVRSEGYVLSVPVSIRERHE, encoded by the coding sequence TTGGAGCGTATTGACCACATCCTGGTCGTCGATGACGACCGCGACATCCGGGAACTGATTGTCGACTATCTGGAAAAATCGGGATACCGCGCCAGCGGCGCGGCGAACGGCAAAGCCATGTGGTCGGTGCTCAAAAACCATCAAATCGACCTGATTGTGCTGGATATCATGATGCCGGGGGAGGATGGCTTAACGCTCTGTCGCCAGCTGCGCGCAAACCCGCAACAGGATATCCCGGTGCTGATGCTCACCGCCCGCACCGACGACAGCGACCGGATCCTCGGCCTTGAGATGGGGGCTGACGACTATCTGGTGAAGCCCTTTGTGGCCCGCGAACTGCTGGCGCGCATCAAAGCCATTTTACGCCGCACCCGGGCGCTGCCGCCCAACCTGCAGATCACCGAGGCGGGCAGGCTGATCGCGTTTGGCGACTGGCTGCTCGATACCGCCGCCCGCCATCTGCTGGACGACAGCGGGGCGATTGTCGCCCTCAGCGGGGCGGAGTATCGACTGCTGCGGGTGTTTCTCGACCATCCCCAGCGGGTGCTGAACCGCGATCAGCTGCTCAATCTGACTCAGGGACGCGACGCCGAACTGTTTGAGCGGTCAATTGACCTGCTGGTGAGCCGGCTGCGTCAGCGCCTGCGGGAGGATGCCCGCGAGCCGGCCTACATTAAGACGGTGCGCAGCGAAGGCTATGTGCTGTCGGTCCCGGTCTCCATCCGCGAGAGGCATGAATGA
- a CDS encoding ATP-binding protein, which translates to MRFWPASLQSRLMALLFLALLLANTLTLSLLFYERMSSARSVMLGNLASDVATSVAILDRLPPAERPQWLPKLARGNYRYQLDAGERGDYPDSWRARDAARSLQEALSAQYPVSIVAIPGPRQHIQAHITLHDGAPLTLDLWPKLPPIARWLPVVLIAQFVLLLACAWYAVRQVLQPITRFTHAVNALEPASDTAGTMAEQGPEEVRRAARAFNAMQTRIHDHLQERARILAAISHDLQTPITRMKLRVEMADQPELRDKLLQDLDNMTRLVREGIAFARTSQPLEEARQRLNLDAFLDSIACDYADVGRPVRFCPEARAGVVWIPPQALRRVMTNLIDNGLKFGATVTVVLNRDAAGDIIIHVLDEGPGIPEASLQAVLQPFYRLEDSRNRDTGGTGLGLAIAAQLVSQMNGTLRLANRPQGGLDASVRLAAQGLYPAVSPAQIEN; encoded by the coding sequence ATGAGGTTCTGGCCCGCCTCGCTGCAGTCGAGGCTGATGGCGCTGCTGTTTCTGGCGCTGCTGCTGGCGAATACCTTAACCCTGTCGCTGCTGTTTTATGAGCGTATGAGCAGCGCCCGCAGCGTGATGCTGGGCAATCTGGCCTCTGATGTCGCCACCAGCGTGGCGATCCTCGACCGTCTGCCGCCCGCTGAACGCCCGCAGTGGCTGCCGAAGCTGGCGCGCGGCAACTACCGCTATCAGCTGGACGCCGGCGAGCGCGGCGACTACCCGGACAGCTGGCGCGCCCGCGACGCGGCGCGCTCCCTGCAGGAGGCGTTGAGCGCGCAGTATCCGGTGAGTATTGTGGCGATCCCCGGTCCGCGGCAGCATATCCAGGCCCATATTACCCTCCACGATGGCGCCCCCTTAACCCTCGACCTGTGGCCGAAACTACCGCCCATCGCCCGCTGGCTGCCGGTGGTGCTGATCGCTCAGTTTGTCCTCCTGCTGGCCTGCGCCTGGTACGCGGTTCGCCAGGTACTGCAGCCCATCACTCGCTTTACCCATGCGGTGAATGCGCTTGAGCCGGCCAGCGACACGGCGGGAACCATGGCCGAGCAGGGGCCGGAGGAGGTGCGCCGTGCCGCCCGCGCGTTTAACGCGATGCAGACCCGCATCCACGATCATCTGCAGGAGCGGGCGCGGATCCTCGCCGCCATCTCTCACGATCTGCAAACCCCGATCACCCGGATGAAGCTGCGAGTGGAGATGGCCGACCAGCCTGAACTGCGCGACAAACTGCTGCAGGATCTCGACAATATGACCCGCCTGGTGCGCGAAGGTATCGCCTTCGCTCGCACCTCGCAGCCGCTGGAGGAGGCGCGCCAGCGGCTGAACCTTGACGCCTTTCTCGACAGCATCGCCTGCGATTATGCCGATGTCGGCCGGCCGGTGCGGTTTTGCCCCGAGGCGCGCGCCGGAGTGGTGTGGATCCCACCGCAGGCCCTGCGCCGGGTGATGACCAACCTTATCGATAACGGGCTGAAATTCGGCGCCACGGTAACGGTCGTCCTGAACCGCGACGCCGCCGGGGATATCATCATTCATGTGCTGGATGAGGGGCCGGGGATCCCTGAGGCGTCGCTGCAGGCGGTGCTACAGCCGTTTTATCGCCTGGAGGACTCGCGCAATCGCGATACCGGCGGCACCGGCCTGGGGCTGGCGATCGCCGCGCAGCTGGTCAGCCAGATGAACGGCACGCTGCGCCTGGCCAATCGCCCGCAGGGCGGTCTGGATGCCAGCGTGCGTCTCGCCGCGCAGGGATTGTATCCTGCTGTATCACCGGCGCAGATAGAAAACTAA
- a CDS encoding cytochrome c biogenesis protein DipZ: protein MSILIAFLGGMLTLLSPCTLPVIPLLFASVRGRRGQLAIMLAGMAMMFGAVSWLVTVASGWVVNLTLAGRGLALAFFALVGLSLLSPRVAQRLTSPLVALGNQLNDASSRQRGWIGSLLAGLAVGLLWAPCAGPVLGAILSLGFVQPGQATTGGLLLAYGGGGALMLFLLGWCGAALIARLRRGLAFGERLRRLAGVAMLASVALIASGGDRYLQSAGGWSQALEQRLAARLPQPTQKTVLQPIATPEPSSAMPSLAGGSAWLNSPALTPESLKGKVVLVDFWTRECINCQHTLPYVRDWANKYRAAGLVVIGVHTPEYPWERSLPLLRQAVKDWRITYPVVADNEYAIWNAFGNQYWPAHYIFDARGQLRYTAFGEGDYARQEQVIQQLLQESKA from the coding sequence ATGTCGATATTGATTGCATTTTTGGGCGGGATGTTAACCCTGCTAAGCCCCTGCACGCTGCCGGTGATCCCGCTGCTGTTCGCCAGCGTCCGGGGCCGCCGGGGGCAACTGGCGATCATGCTGGCGGGCATGGCGATGATGTTCGGCGCTGTCTCGTGGCTGGTGACGGTCGCCAGCGGTTGGGTCGTGAATCTGACGCTGGCTGGGCGCGGCCTGGCGCTGGCGTTCTTCGCCCTTGTCGGGCTGAGCCTGCTTTCGCCGCGCGTCGCGCAGCGGCTGACGTCACCCCTGGTGGCGCTGGGGAATCAGCTTAACGACGCCAGCTCACGCCAGCGCGGCTGGATCGGTTCGCTGCTGGCCGGGCTGGCGGTGGGTCTGCTGTGGGCGCCATGCGCCGGGCCGGTACTGGGGGCGATACTGAGCCTGGGCTTTGTGCAGCCGGGCCAGGCGACCACCGGCGGGTTGCTGTTGGCCTACGGCGGCGGCGGGGCGCTGATGTTATTCCTGCTCGGGTGGTGCGGCGCGGCGTTGATTGCCCGTCTGCGTCGCGGGCTGGCGTTCGGCGAACGGCTGCGCCGGCTGGCGGGGGTAGCGATGCTGGCCTCGGTGGCGCTGATCGCCAGCGGCGGCGATCGCTATTTGCAAAGCGCGGGAGGATGGAGTCAGGCGCTGGAGCAGCGGCTGGCCGCCCGTCTGCCGCAGCCAACGCAGAAAACGGTTCTGCAACCGATCGCGACGCCCGAGCCCAGCAGCGCGATGCCTTCGCTGGCGGGGGGCAGCGCATGGCTCAATAGCCCGGCGTTAACCCCGGAGAGTCTGAAAGGCAAAGTGGTGCTGGTGGACTTCTGGACCCGGGAGTGCATCAACTGTCAGCATACCCTGCCTTACGTGCGCGACTGGGCGAACAAATACCGCGCGGCCGGGCTGGTGGTGATTGGCGTTCATACCCCGGAATATCCCTGGGAGCGTTCGCTACCGCTGCTGCGCCAGGCGGTGAAGGACTGGCGGATAACCTACCCTGTGGTGGCGGATAATGAGTACGCCATCTGGAATGCCTTCGGCAATCAGTACTGGCCGGCGCATTATATTTTCGACGCACGTGGGCAACTGCGCTATACCGCCTTCGGCGAAGGGGATTATGCCCGCCAGGAACAGGTGATCCAGCAGCTGCTGCAGGAGAGCAAAGCCTGA
- a CDS encoding LysR substrate-binding domain-containing protein encodes MRMIMEKRLPGLDLDALRSFVTGMECGSFALAAQRLARSTSAVSAQLKKLESQCGAALVVKQGRHLALTAEGEKLMSYARRLLALNDETLRALQGERLTGEIHLGMQEDFGESLMPGILGQFTRHHPQVRIVARVDRNGPLRQALAEQTLDLALLWQTEDQGPGLGRCPLAWIAHPDFDVRARLASGEPLPLVMFDSPCLMRSRAIACLDAAGIPWQVVFVSHSLSGIWAAVQAGLGLTVRTRIGMPGNLRPAGGSLPSPGNLAVSLQQTPRQEPHSAAVTLLGELMSEALQEWVVR; translated from the coding sequence ATAAGGATGATAATGGAGAAACGCTTACCCGGCCTCGATCTTGACGCCCTGCGCAGCTTTGTGACCGGCATGGAGTGCGGCAGCTTCGCCCTGGCGGCGCAGCGTCTGGCGCGCTCCACCTCCGCCGTCAGCGCCCAGCTCAAAAAGCTGGAGAGTCAGTGCGGCGCCGCGCTGGTGGTTAAACAGGGGCGGCACCTGGCGCTGACCGCGGAGGGCGAAAAGCTAATGAGCTACGCCAGACGGCTGCTGGCGCTCAATGATGAAACCCTGCGCGCGCTGCAGGGCGAACGGCTCACTGGCGAAATTCACCTTGGCATGCAGGAAGATTTTGGCGAATCGCTGATGCCGGGGATCCTTGGGCAGTTTACCCGCCACCATCCGCAGGTGCGGATCGTCGCCAGGGTGGATCGCAATGGCCCGCTGCGCCAGGCGCTGGCGGAGCAGACGCTGGATCTGGCGCTGCTGTGGCAAACCGAAGATCAGGGGCCCGGGCTGGGCCGCTGCCCGCTGGCGTGGATTGCGCATCCTGACTTTGACGTTCGCGCGCGGCTGGCGTCCGGCGAGCCGCTGCCGCTGGTGATGTTCGACAGCCCGTGCCTGATGCGTTCCCGCGCTATTGCCTGTCTCGATGCCGCAGGGATCCCCTGGCAGGTGGTGTTCGTCAGCCACAGCCTGAGCGGCATCTGGGCGGCGGTGCAGGCCGGCCTGGGGCTGACGGTACGCACCCGCATCGGCATGCCAGGCAATCTGCGCCCCGCCGGCGGATCACTGCCATCCCCCGGCAACCTGGCCGTCAGTCTGCAACAAACCCCGCGTCAGGAACCCCATTCCGCCGCGGTCACGCTGCTCGGCGAACTGATGTCCGAGGCCCTGCAGGAGTGGGTTGTTCGGTGA
- a CDS encoding pyridoxal phosphate-dependent decarboxylase family protein: MTTMSTLNPILAGSAQSVEAYQQVIEQTSQAVVQWLKQPEMYQGKSVDELRERISLEFNEQGLGNQAAIDRAIEYFLKDSLSVHHPQCVAHLHCPSLVISQAAEVLINATNQSMDSWDQSPSATIIEMKLIEWLRARVGYPAGDAGVFTSGGTQSNLMGLMLARDAFFARQGHSIQQDGLPGDIRQYKVLCSENAHFSVQKNMALMGLGYRSVTLVKTDEFARMDVADLKAKIAQAQANGEQIMAIVATAGTTDAGAIDPLRDIAGIAAEHQIWLHVDAAWGGALLLSEQYRDYLDGLELVDSVTLDFHKQFFQTISCGAFLLKDARHYELMRYQAAYLNSEFDEEHGVPNLVSKSLQTTRRFDALKLWMGLEALGQKQYAAIIDHGVTMAKNVAEYVKSQPTLELVMQPQLASVLFRSRPAQMAQSDAAAIALLNQRVGDALLASGRANVGVTEHNGVTCLKLTLLNPVVTLDDVKVLLSLVERTAQELLAQ, translated from the coding sequence GTGACCACCATGTCCACATTGAATCCGATTCTTGCTGGTTCGGCGCAGAGCGTTGAGGCCTATCAGCAGGTTATCGAGCAGACCAGTCAGGCCGTTGTGCAGTGGCTGAAGCAACCTGAGATGTATCAGGGGAAAAGCGTTGACGAACTGCGTGAGCGTATCTCCCTTGAATTTAACGAACAGGGGTTGGGTAACCAGGCGGCGATTGATCGTGCGATCGAGTACTTCCTGAAAGACAGCCTGTCGGTGCATCACCCACAGTGCGTGGCGCACCTGCACTGCCCGAGCCTGGTGATTAGCCAGGCGGCGGAAGTGCTGATCAACGCCACCAACCAGAGCATGGACTCCTGGGATCAGAGCCCGTCGGCGACCATCATTGAGATGAAGCTGATCGAGTGGTTGCGCGCCCGGGTCGGCTATCCGGCAGGCGACGCCGGCGTCTTCACCAGCGGCGGCACCCAGAGCAACCTGATGGGCCTGATGTTGGCGCGCGACGCCTTCTTCGCCCGTCAGGGACACTCCATCCAGCAGGATGGGCTGCCGGGGGATATCCGCCAGTACAAAGTGCTGTGCTCGGAAAACGCCCACTTCTCGGTGCAGAAGAACATGGCGCTGATGGGTCTCGGCTACCGCTCGGTTACGCTGGTGAAAACCGACGAATTCGCGCGGATGGACGTGGCCGACCTGAAGGCGAAGATTGCGCAGGCGCAGGCTAACGGCGAACAGATCATGGCGATCGTCGCCACCGCCGGGACCACCGACGCGGGGGCTATCGACCCGCTGCGCGACATCGCCGGTATCGCCGCGGAGCATCAGATCTGGCTGCACGTTGACGCGGCCTGGGGCGGCGCGCTGCTGCTGTCTGAGCAGTATCGCGACTATCTTGACGGTCTGGAGCTAGTGGATTCCGTTACCCTGGACTTCCACAAGCAGTTCTTCCAGACCATAAGCTGCGGTGCCTTCCTGCTGAAGGATGCCCGCCATTACGAGCTGATGCGTTATCAGGCGGCCTATCTGAACTCCGAGTTCGATGAAGAACACGGCGTGCCGAACCTGGTCTCTAAATCGCTGCAGACCACCCGCCGCTTCGATGCCCTGAAGCTGTGGATGGGCCTCGAAGCGCTGGGGCAGAAACAGTATGCGGCGATCATCGATCACGGCGTCACCATGGCGAAAAACGTCGCGGAGTACGTGAAATCGCAGCCGACGCTGGAGCTGGTGATGCAGCCGCAGCTGGCGAGCGTGCTGTTCCGTTCCCGTCCGGCGCAGATGGCGCAGAGCGACGCGGCGGCTATCGCCCTGCTCAACCAGCGCGTCGGCGACGCCCTGCTGGCTTCCGGCCGCGCCAACGTTGGCGTGACCGAGCACAACGGCGTTACCTGCCTGAAGCTGACCCTGCTGAACCCGGTGGTGACGCTGGATGATGTGAAGGTCCTGCTGAGCCTGGTGGAGCGCACCGCTCAGGAGCTGCTGGCGCAATAA
- a CDS encoding diaminobutyrate--2-oxoglutarate transaminase, whose product MMTDKVRIDTLRADLLDANNETFLARQAEFESNVRSYPRKLPLAITKAEGVWLTDADNKQYLDCLAGAGTLALGHNHPDVLQSIQSVITSGLPLHTLDLTTPLKDRFSEYLLSCLPGEGKEYCLQFTGPSGADAVEAALKLAKKYTGRTSVISFSGGYHGMTHGALSVTGNLSPKAAVNGMMPEVQFMPYPHLYRCPLGIGGEAGVKALTYYFENLINDVESGVRKPAAVILEAVQGEGGVNPAPVEWLQRIRKVTEEHGILLIVDEVQAGFARTGKFFAFEHAGIQPDIIVMSKAVGGGLPLAVLGIKKQFDAWEPGHHTGTFRGNQLAMATGLTTLRHLRDNNIADKVAAQGEWLKGKLAELQKRYPVIGHVRGLGLMIGIEIVKPNDAQDHMGCYPADGELSALLQKKCFEAGLILERGGRHGCVLRLLPSLLISDAELNVFLDKFEQALLAAGVKPV is encoded by the coding sequence ATGATGACGGATAAAGTCCGTATTGATACTTTACGTGCCGATTTATTAGACGCAAACAACGAAACCTTTTTGGCCCGTCAGGCCGAATTCGAATCGAATGTCAGGAGTTACCCGCGTAAGTTACCGCTGGCTATCACTAAAGCTGAAGGCGTGTGGCTGACGGATGCGGATAACAAACAGTACCTGGACTGCCTCGCCGGCGCCGGTACTCTCGCTCTGGGCCACAACCACCCTGATGTATTGCAGAGCATCCAAAGTGTCATTACCAGCGGCTTGCCGTTACATACTCTCGATCTGACTACCCCGTTAAAAGATCGTTTCTCCGAATACCTGCTCTCTTGCCTGCCGGGCGAAGGGAAAGAGTATTGCCTGCAGTTCACCGGTCCTTCCGGCGCTGACGCCGTGGAAGCGGCGCTGAAGCTGGCGAAAAAATACACCGGTCGTACGTCGGTGATCAGCTTCTCCGGCGGCTATCACGGGATGACCCACGGCGCGCTGTCGGTCACCGGCAACCTGTCGCCGAAAGCGGCGGTCAACGGCATGATGCCGGAAGTGCAGTTTATGCCTTACCCGCACCTGTACCGCTGCCCGCTGGGCATCGGCGGCGAAGCCGGCGTCAAAGCGCTGACCTACTACTTCGAAAACCTGATCAACGACGTGGAGAGCGGCGTCCGTAAACCGGCGGCCGTGATCCTCGAAGCCGTTCAGGGCGAAGGCGGCGTGAACCCGGCGCCGGTCGAGTGGCTGCAGCGCATCCGCAAAGTGACCGAAGAGCACGGTATTCTGCTGATCGTCGATGAAGTGCAGGCCGGCTTTGCCCGTACCGGTAAATTCTTCGCCTTCGAACACGCCGGTATTCAGCCGGACATCATCGTGATGTCGAAAGCGGTTGGCGGCGGTCTGCCGCTGGCGGTGCTGGGCATTAAAAAGCAGTTCGACGCCTGGGAACCGGGTCACCACACCGGCACCTTCCGCGGCAACCAGCTGGCGATGGCTACCGGCCTGACCACCCTGCGTCACCTGCGCGACAACAACATTGCCGACAAAGTCGCCGCCCAGGGCGAGTGGCTGAAAGGGAAACTGGCGGAGCTGCAGAAGCGCTACCCGGTCATTGGCCACGTTCGCGGTCTCGGTCTGATGATCGGTATCGAAATCGTCAAGCCGAACGACGCGCAGGATCATATGGGCTGCTACCCGGCTGACGGCGAACTCTCTGCCCTGCTGCAGAAGAAATGCTTCGAAGCGGGCCTGATTCTGGAGCGCGGTGGCCGTCACGGCTGCGTGCTGCGCCTGCTGCCGTCCCTGCTGATCAGCGACGCGGAACTGAATGTGTTCCTCGACAAATTTGAACAGGCCCTGCTGGCCGCCGGTGTGAAACCGGTCTGA
- a CDS encoding ABC transporter substrate-binding protein, whose amino-acid sequence MKTSLFAGATLTALLSGHALANEPLTLVLDWYINPDHAPIMVAEQIGAFKAQGLDVKIVPPSDPALPPRMVAARQADLAITYQPQVHFFADEGLPLVRVGTLIGSPLNTVIALDKQIKTPADLQGKKVGYSVSGIEQATLSTMAQHAGIDPASIKLVNVNFQLTSALLAGQVDAVIGGYRNIEAQELKLQGKAPVVMNVEDYGVPAYDELVIVAHRDAIHEAKIRKFLTALQAGVSYLRAHPQESWEVFAAAHPELKTELNHQAWLQTVPLFAADPAALDKARYDTYEQFLYNNKLVKKVTPLTNYAVELH is encoded by the coding sequence ATGAAAACGTCGCTTTTCGCCGGAGCAACCCTGACGGCGCTGCTCAGCGGTCACGCGCTGGCCAATGAACCGCTCACCCTGGTGCTGGACTGGTATATTAACCCCGACCATGCGCCGATTATGGTGGCCGAGCAGATCGGCGCCTTTAAGGCCCAGGGTCTGGACGTCAAGATTGTCCCCCCGTCGGATCCGGCGCTGCCGCCCCGCATGGTGGCCGCCCGTCAGGCGGACCTGGCCATCACCTACCAGCCGCAGGTGCACTTCTTCGCTGACGAAGGGTTACCGCTGGTGCGCGTGGGCACCCTGATCGGCTCGCCGCTGAACACGGTGATCGCCCTGGATAAGCAGATCAAAACCCCGGCGGATCTGCAAGGCAAGAAGGTGGGTTACTCGGTCAGCGGCATTGAGCAGGCCACCCTGTCGACCATGGCGCAGCATGCGGGGATCGATCCAGCCAGTATCAAGCTGGTCAACGTCAATTTTCAGCTGACCAGCGCTCTGCTGGCGGGCCAGGTGGACGCGGTCATCGGCGGCTATCGTAATATAGAAGCGCAGGAGCTGAAGCTGCAGGGCAAAGCCCCGGTGGTGATGAACGTTGAGGATTATGGCGTACCGGCCTATGACGAGCTGGTGATTGTCGCCCACCGCGACGCGATTCATGAGGCGAAAATCCGTAAATTCCTCACCGCCTTGCAGGCCGGGGTCAGCTACCTGCGCGCGCATCCGCAGGAGAGCTGGGAGGTGTTCGCCGCCGCGCATCCGGAGCTGAAGACCGAGCTTAACCATCAGGCCTGGCTGCAAACCGTGCCGCTGTTCGCCGCCGATCCGGCGGCGCTGGATAAAGCGCGCTACGACACTTACGAACAGTTTTTATATAACAATAAGTTGGTGAAAAAAGTTACACCTTTAACAAATTATGCGGTTGAGCTGCATTGA
- a CDS encoding ABC transporter permease produces the protein MTGRLWRGGMVFCGLMLLWGLASRSGIPHFLLPSPAAVAEALWVNRAYLGWHTLITLSEILSGLALGVALGVTLALGMILSPRLQRWLMPLVLTSQAIPVFALAPLLVLWLGFGMSAKVAMAVLVIFFPVTSAFFDGLRRVNHEYLDLARSMNASFGAQLRHVRLMAALPALGSGLRMAAAVAPIGAIIGEWVGSAEGLGYVMLNANARLQTDICFAALFILVLLTLFLWLAVDTLLHRLIDWSPE, from the coding sequence ATGACTGGACGTCTCTGGCGCGGCGGCATGGTGTTCTGCGGACTGATGCTTCTCTGGGGGCTGGCCAGCCGCAGCGGCATTCCGCACTTTCTTTTACCCTCCCCGGCGGCGGTCGCCGAGGCGCTGTGGGTCAATCGCGCCTATCTCGGCTGGCACACGCTGATTACCCTCAGCGAGATCCTCAGCGGCCTGGCGCTGGGGGTGGCGCTCGGCGTCACGCTGGCGCTGGGCATGATCCTCTCCCCGCGCCTGCAGCGCTGGCTGATGCCGCTGGTGCTCACCAGCCAGGCGATCCCGGTCTTTGCCCTCGCCCCGCTGCTGGTGCTGTGGCTGGGGTTTGGCATGAGCGCCAAAGTGGCGATGGCGGTGCTGGTGATTTTCTTTCCCGTCACGTCCGCCTTCTTTGACGGCTTGCGACGGGTCAACCACGAGTATCTCGATCTGGCGCGCAGCATGAACGCCTCCTTCGGCGCTCAGCTGCGGCATGTCCGCCTGATGGCCGCCCTGCCGGCGCTGGGCTCGGGCCTGCGCATGGCGGCGGCGGTGGCTCCCATCGGCGCCATTATCGGCGAATGGGTCGGCTCCGCCGAGGGGCTGGGCTACGTCATGCTCAATGCCAACGCGCGGCTGCAAACCGATATCTGCTTCGCCGCGCTGTTTATTTTAGTACTGCTGACCCTCTTCCTGTGGCTGGCGGTAGACACCCTGCTGCACCGGCTGATCGACTGGTCGCCGGAATAA
- a CDS encoding ABC transporter ATP-binding protein gives MTAPGIEVRKLSLHFGDRRLFDNLSLTVPGGQWVSLLGASGAGKTSLLRVMAGLAPATRGEVVASDGKPIPGRLAWMGQKDLLYPWLSVRENVALGARLRGEKVDHARVATLLEQVELASCADARPATLSGGMRQRAALARTLYEDRPIVLMDEPFSALDTLTRTRIQTLAATLLAGRTVVLITHDPLEACRLSHRLLVLSAADGEIDDSHHLTGAPPRAPDAPELLNAQAALLQQLMRAHS, from the coding sequence GTGACGGCGCCAGGTATCGAGGTTCGCAAGCTGAGCCTCCATTTCGGCGACCGCCGCCTGTTCGACAACCTGTCGCTGACGGTCCCCGGCGGTCAGTGGGTGTCGCTGCTCGGCGCCAGCGGGGCCGGTAAAACCAGCCTGCTGCGGGTCATGGCCGGCCTGGCCCCCGCCACCCGCGGGGAAGTGGTCGCCAGCGACGGAAAGCCGATACCCGGCCGCCTGGCGTGGATGGGGCAGAAAGACCTGCTTTACCCCTGGCTGAGCGTCAGGGAGAACGTCGCCCTCGGCGCACGGCTGCGCGGTGAGAAAGTGGATCACGCCCGGGTCGCCACCCTGCTTGAACAGGTGGAGCTCGCCTCCTGCGCCGACGCCCGGCCGGCGACGCTCTCCGGCGGGATGCGTCAGCGCGCCGCGCTGGCCCGCACCCTGTATGAGGACCGGCCCATCGTGCTGATGGATGAACCCTTCTCGGCGCTGGACACCCTCACCCGCACCCGCATTCAGACCCTCGCGGCCACTCTGCTGGCGGGGCGCACGGTGGTGCTGATCACCCACGATCCGCTGGAAGCCTGCCGGCTGAGCCACCGTCTGCTGGTCCTCTCGGCCGCCGACGGGGAGATCGACGACAGCCATCACCTCACCGGCGCGCCTCCGCGCGCGCCGGATGCGCCCGAGCTGTTGAACGCCCAGGCGGCGCTGCTGCAGCAGCTGATGAGGGCCCACTCATGA